A region from the Sebastes umbrosus isolate fSebUmb1 chromosome 18, fSebUmb1.pri, whole genome shotgun sequence genome encodes:
- the aldh8a1 gene encoding 2-aminomuconic semialdehyde dehydrogenase, with amino-acid sequence MPNTSEHLVLENFIGGKFVPCRSHIDSYDPSIGEVYCRVPDSGKEEVDAAVAAAQKAFPGWSARSPEQRAEVLNKLADLLEANLEEFVQAETRDQGKTLTFARTVDIPRSAHNFRFFASSVLHHTTDCCQMDHMGCLNYTVRCPVGVAGLISPWNLPLYLLTWKIAPAIATGNTVVAKPSEMTSVTAWMMCKLMKEAGVPPGVVNIVFGTGPKAGDALVGHPDVPLVSFTGSTATAQRITERSAPYCKKLSLELGGKNPAIIFADADLDKCIETTIRSSFNNQGEICLCTSRIYVERSIYSEFLERFVAAAKKVKTGAPSDPSNNNGALISKEHLAKVRSYVALAKSEGGIVHCGEGVDPLDLPKRNANGYFMNATVISGMSDSSRVMQEEIFGPVTCVSPFDTEDEAVSKGNGVRFGLSATVWSRDVGKVHRVATRLQAGLVWTNCWLVRDLNLPFGGMKHSGVGREGGKDSYHFFTEVKTIAIKH; translated from the exons ATGCCGAACACCTCAGAGCACCTGGTTCTGGAGAACTTCATCGGAGGGAAGTTCGTCCCTTGTCGGAGCCACATCGACTCCTACGACCCGTCCATCGGAGAGGTCTACTGCAGAGTGCCTGACAGCGGCAAAGAGGAG GTGGATGCGGCGGTGGCGGCAGCTCAAAAAGCCTTCCCCGGCTGGTCCGCCCGCAGCCCAGAGCAGCGAGCAGAAGTCCTCAACAAGCTGGCCGACCTGTTGGAAGCCAACCTGGAGGAGTTCGTCCAAGCCGAGACCAGAGACCAAG GTAAAACCTTAACATTTGCACGGACTGTGGACATTCCCCGATCTGCGCACAACTTCCGCTTCTTTGCCTCATCGGTGCTCCACCACACCACCGACTGCTGTCAGATGGACCACATGGGCTGCCTGAACTACACTGTCCGCTGCCCTGTGGGAGTGG ctggtCTGATCAGCCCCTGGAATCTCCCCCTGTACCTGCTGACCTGGAAGATCGCACCTGCAATTGCTACAGGCAACACAGTGGTGGCAAAACCCAGCGAGATGACCTCCGTGACTGCCTGGATGATGTGCAAGTTGATGAAGGAGGCTG GTGTTCCTCCAGGAGTAGTCAACATCGTATTTGGTACTGGCCCGAAAGCAGGTGACGCCCTCGTAGGCCATCCTGACGTCCCATTGGTCTCCTTCACTGGTTCCACGGCAACTGCCCAGCGCATCACAGAGCGGAGCGCCCCTTACTGTAAGAAGCTCTCACTGGAACTGGGAGGTAAAAACCCTGCCATTATTTTTGCTGATGCAGACCTGGACAAGTGCATTGAGACCACGATTCGCTCCAGCTTCAACAATCAG GGAGAAATCTGCTTGTGCACCAGCAGGATTTATGTAGAGAGAAGTATTTACTCTGAGTTCCTGGAGAGGTTTGTGGCTGCAGCTAAGAAGGTGAAGACCGGCGCGCCCTCTGACCCCAGCAACAACAACGGAGCGCTCATCAGCAAAGAGCACCTGGCGAAG GTTAGGAGCTACGTAGCACTCGCCAAATCTGAGGGTGGCATCGTCCACTGTGGCGAGGGGGTTGACCCACTGGACCTCCCTAAGCGTAACGCCAACGGCTACTTCATGAACGCCACCGTCATCTCAGGCATGTCCGACAGCTCCCGCGTCATGCAGGAGGAGATCTTCGGCCCCGTCACCTGCGTCAGCCCCTTTGACACAGAGGACGAGGCCGTTTCCAAGGGCAACGGCGTGCGTTTCGGTCTGTCGGCCACCGTGTGGTCCCGGGATGTGGGGAAGGTTCACCGGGTGGCCACGCGGCTGCAGGCCGGTCTGGTGTGGACCAACTGCTGGTTGGTGAGGGATCTGAACCTGCCTTTTGGAGGGATGAAGCACTCTGGCGtgggcagggagggagggaaggattCCTACCACTTCTTCACTGAGGTGAAAACAATCGCGATCAAACACTGA